A single Neosynechococcus sphagnicola sy1 DNA region contains:
- the kaiC gene encoding circadian clock protein KaiC, producing the protein MSASVQKIRTMIEGFDDISHGGLPVGRSTLVSGTSGTGKTLFATQFLYNGITYFNEPGIFITFEESPTDIIKNAVSFGWDLAKFIDEGKLFILDASPDPEGQDVIGNFDLSALIERIQYAIRKYRAKRVSIDSVTAVFQQYDAASVVRREIFRLVARLKQIGATTIMTTERIEEYGPVARFGVEEFVSDNVVIVRNVLEGERRRRTLEVLKLRGTTHMKGEYPFTITNQGINIFPLGAMRLTQRSSNVRVSSGVNTLDTMCGGGFFKDSIILATGATGTGKTLLVSKFLEEACRCGDRAMLFAYEESRAQLSRNASSWGIDFEDLEQQGLLKIICAYPESAGLEDHLQIIKSEISDFKPSRIAIDSLSALARGVSNNAFRQFVIGVTGFAKQEEITGFFTNTSDQFMGSHSITDSHISTITDTILMLQYVEIRGEMSRAINVFKMRGSWHDKGIREYSISAKGPEIKDSFRNFERVISGSPSRIAVDEKSELSRIVKGVQGLSSSDDPEKR; encoded by the coding sequence ATGAGTGCGAGTGTCCAAAAAATTCGCACCATGATTGAGGGGTTCGATGACATCAGTCACGGTGGCTTACCCGTTGGCAGATCGACCCTGGTGAGTGGCACATCAGGAACTGGCAAAACTTTGTTTGCAACCCAGTTTTTATATAACGGCATCACCTACTTTAACGAGCCAGGTATTTTCATCACCTTTGAGGAATCACCGACCGACATTATTAAGAATGCCGTTAGTTTTGGGTGGGATCTGGCCAAGTTTATCGATGAAGGAAAATTATTCATTCTGGATGCTTCCCCGGACCCAGAAGGGCAAGATGTAATTGGGAATTTTGACCTTTCGGCACTGATTGAACGAATTCAATATGCCATTCGTAAATATCGAGCCAAGCGCGTCTCGATTGACTCCGTCACAGCGGTCTTCCAGCAGTATGATGCCGCCTCGGTCGTACGGCGAGAAATTTTCCGTTTAGTCGCCCGCCTAAAGCAGATTGGGGCAACAACAATCATGACCACCGAACGGATTGAAGAATATGGCCCGGTTGCTCGCTTTGGTGTCGAAGAATTTGTTTCGGACAATGTGGTGATTGTGCGCAATGTTCTAGAAGGGGAGCGTCGTCGCCGCACCCTGGAGGTCTTGAAATTGCGGGGAACAACCCACATGAAGGGGGAATATCCCTTCACTATTACCAATCAGGGCATCAATATATTTCCCCTGGGTGCGATGCGGCTTACCCAACGATCCTCGAATGTCCGGGTCTCTTCTGGGGTTAACACCCTGGATACGATGTGTGGAGGTGGTTTTTTCAAAGACTCCATTATTCTGGCCACGGGAGCCACGGGGACAGGTAAGACCCTCCTAGTGAGCAAATTTTTAGAAGAGGCCTGCCGTTGTGGCGATCGCGCCATGCTATTTGCCTATGAAGAGTCCCGGGCTCAACTTTCACGCAATGCCTCTTCCTGGGGTATTGACTTTGAGGATCTGGAACAACAGGGCTTACTGAAGATTATCTGCGCCTATCCTGAGTCGGCTGGGTTAGAAGATCACCTGCAAATTATTAAGTCTGAAATTTCGGACTTTAAGCCCTCGCGAATTGCCATTGACTCCCTGTCCGCCCTTGCCAGGGGGGTGAGTAATAATGCTTTCCGTCAATTTGTGATTGGGGTAACCGGCTTCGCTAAACAGGAAGAAATCACCGGATTCTTTACCAATACCTCTGATCAATTTATGGGGTCGCACTCCATCACTGACTCCCATATTTCAACCATTACGGACACCATCTTAATGTTGCAGTATGTGGAAATTCGGGGGGAGATGTCTCGGGCAATCAATGTCTTCAAAATGCGCGGTTCCTGGCACGACAAGGGAATTCGAGAGTACTCCATCAGCGCTAAAGGGCCAGAAATCAAGGATTCCTTCCGTAATTTTGAGCGGGTGATCAGCGGTTCACCCTCACGAATTGCGGTGGATGAAAAAAGCGAACTATCCCGGATTGTGAAAGGTGTTCAGGGACTCTCCAGCAGTGATGACCCGGAAAAGAGATAA
- a CDS encoding DUF2721 domain-containing protein translates to MDDSSTSTLIVIKDLILPTTMLMSQALFLLGLGGRRALLFNNISALEKKRVVLQTAEQRLKYADNTTDITLENISSLLLQKNRYVLLSIWSHIASIACFIFTSLAIGIDVYISNQLTHYLSWILFVIGLFFILSGIIMLGIEEWFSYRLIAAEIQASKLITTHLHHAMDQTDEMV, encoded by the coding sequence ATGGATGATAGTTCAACGAGTACATTAATTGTCATTAAAGACTTAATTTTGCCTACAACAATGCTGATGTCTCAGGCTTTATTTTTATTGGGACTTGGGGGGAGAAGGGCATTATTATTCAATAACATTAGTGCTTTAGAGAAAAAAAGAGTCGTCCTGCAAACCGCTGAACAACGATTAAAGTATGCTGATAATACTACTGACATCACATTAGAAAATATCTCCTCTTTGCTACTCCAAAAAAATCGCTATGTCCTGTTGTCGATATGGAGCCATATCGCATCGATCGCTTGCTTTATTTTTACATCTCTAGCGATTGGTATTGATGTCTATATATCCAACCAATTAACTCATTATCTGTCCTGGATTCTATTCGTTATCGGTCTGTTTTTTATCCTCTCTGGTATCATTATGCTTGGGATTGAGGAATGGTTTTCTTATCGCCTAATTGCAGCCGAAATTCAAGCCAGTAAATTAATTACTACTCATCTTCACCATGCAATGGATCAAACAGATGAAATGGTTTGA
- a CDS encoding circadian clock protein KaiA: protein MRSPLCIGICDVSDTLTLALSQLLAEGFYVVKLFQGTGDLLNFLGQGQQHLDCLIVEHSPDLPQLGERLRSHSILLPTIIVGISIEKPSDSPKPPQTTPDETTNLCLQDAGTVWYHTAEVQTSPTQLSQIRSLIDQAISQFLQLSLTSDSQKGNGELACELTTQAFVMTQQQRLAAKLKERLGYLGVYYKRNPENFFRYLSQGQRQELLDQLKMEYRQIVLTYFSRDSSLNQQIDHFVDLAFFSDISVSKVVEIHMELMDEFAKQLKLEGRSEEILLDYRLTLIDVIAHLGEMYRRSIPRES from the coding sequence TTGCGTTCTCCTCTCTGTATTGGTATTTGTGATGTTTCCGATACTTTGACTTTAGCTCTTTCCCAGCTTTTGGCAGAGGGTTTCTATGTGGTGAAATTGTTTCAGGGGACTGGGGATCTGCTGAATTTCCTAGGACAAGGACAGCAACACCTCGACTGCTTAATCGTGGAACATAGCCCCGACCTCCCTCAGTTAGGAGAACGGTTGCGATCTCACTCGATTCTCCTGCCCACAATAATTGTGGGCATCTCGATTGAAAAGCCATCTGACTCACCCAAACCCCCACAAACGACCCCGGACGAAACCACAAATCTTTGCCTTCAAGATGCTGGGACGGTTTGGTATCATACCGCGGAAGTGCAAACCTCCCCGACCCAGCTGAGTCAAATTCGTAGCCTGATCGATCAGGCGATTAGCCAGTTCCTCCAGCTTTCTCTGACAAGCGATTCCCAGAAAGGAAACGGTGAACTTGCTTGTGAGTTAACAACTCAAGCCTTTGTGATGACCCAGCAACAGCGACTGGCAGCAAAGTTAAAAGAGCGGCTAGGGTACCTTGGTGTGTATTACAAACGCAACCCGGAGAACTTTTTTCGTTACCTCTCCCAAGGGCAACGCCAGGAGTTACTCGATCAGCTCAAGATGGAGTATCGACAGATTGTTCTGACCTATTTTTCCAGGGATAGCAGCTTGAATCAGCAAATTGATCACTTTGTGGATCTGGCGTTCTTCTCTGATATTTCTGTATCCAAGGTTGTTGAAATTCACATGGAGTTGATGGATGAGTTTGCCAAACAGCTAAAATTAGAGGGACGCAGTGAGGAAATATTACTAGACTATCGCCTGACACTCATTGATGTTATTGCACATCTGGGTGAGATGTATCGACGTTCAATTCCTAGAGAATCTTAG
- a CDS encoding ATP-binding protein, which translates to MNRWQGWVAFTVWDTGIGIPEDKQHLIFQKFQQLENPLTRRFEGTGLGLVLTQRLARLHGGDVTFISKEGKGSEFTLLLPPGDTTCFTDTGDQDIVSSLAGEQVTEPSPESTTSGSRLALLVEAAPHFVESLHQQLTELGYWVVIARSGTEALEKARRLQPCVIFLNPLLPQLSGWDVLTLIKSHLSTRRIPIIVTATRAEKAQAMQNQADGFLNLPVDKADLQKCLSSLFNLPQAIPRQQPVVKSLILLHLVGTNPLISSLGTSPASTEFFRDLDSLMYIQPCRILEADDLEQAELLARVWKPQVVLLDGTGSHEPLQYLQYLSQQPLLSTLPLVTLTPEMTLAAQQIPGLLVFPHGSEVPMADVGESSLLSTLQRAATSPSICR; encoded by the coding sequence GTGAATCGCTGGCAAGGGTGGGTTGCCTTCACTGTTTGGGACACTGGCATCGGCATTCCAGAAGACAAGCAACACCTGATCTTTCAGAAATTTCAACAACTGGAAAATCCACTCACCCGTAGATTTGAAGGCACAGGCTTAGGGCTGGTCCTCACCCAGCGCCTTGCTCGCCTCCATGGGGGGGATGTGACGTTTATTTCCAAGGAAGGCAAGGGCAGTGAATTTACCCTGTTACTCCCCCCAGGAGATACCACCTGCTTTACGGACACAGGAGATCAGGATATCGTCTCATCCCTGGCTGGAGAACAGGTAACCGAGCCGTCTCCCGAATCTACAACCTCAGGCAGCCGTCTGGCCTTGTTGGTGGAGGCTGCTCCTCACTTTGTGGAAAGTTTACATCAGCAATTAACCGAGTTGGGTTACTGGGTAGTGATTGCCCGGTCAGGGACAGAGGCACTGGAAAAAGCCCGACGACTGCAACCCTGTGTGATTTTTCTCAATCCCCTCCTCCCTCAGCTCTCCGGTTGGGATGTCCTGACCTTGATCAAATCCCATCTCTCTACCCGGCGAATTCCAATTATTGTGACGGCCACCCGAGCTGAAAAAGCACAGGCAATGCAAAATCAAGCGGATGGTTTTTTGAATTTACCAGTGGATAAGGCCGACCTCCAAAAATGCCTCAGCTCTTTGTTCAACCTGCCTCAGGCGATCCCCAGACAGCAACCTGTCGTCAAAAGCCTGATTTTGCTCCATCTTGTTGGCACGAACCCCTTGATCAGCTCCCTGGGAACCAGCCCTGCCAGCACGGAGTTTTTCCGCGATTTAGACAGCCTCATGTACATCCAGCCCTGCCGAATTTTGGAAGCCGATGATCTGGAACAGGCAGAACTGTTGGCGCGGGTCTGGAAGCCTCAAGTCGTGTTACTGGATGGTACAGGCTCCCATGAACCCCTGCAATACTTGCAGTACCTGAGTCAACAACCCCTCTTGTCAACCCTGCCCCTGGTAACCCTCACCCCCGAGATGACATTGGCAGCCCAGCAAATTCCAGGATTATTGGTGTTTCCCCATGGATCAGAGGTGCCAATGGCAGACGTAGGGGAATCCTCACTGCTTTCAACTCTTCAGAGGGCAGCCACTTCTCCATCCATCTGCCGATAA
- a CDS encoding YggT family protein, protein MPTVELFANSFATFLQIYLVLLLIRILLSWFPNVNWYNPPFSVLSQLTDPYLNIFRALIPPLGGMDFSPILAIFLLQVVAQLFGQIG, encoded by the coding sequence ATGCCTACGGTAGAATTATTTGCCAACTCCTTTGCCACCTTCCTGCAAATCTATCTGGTGCTGTTGTTAATTCGCATTCTATTGAGCTGGTTCCCCAATGTGAACTGGTATAACCCGCCCTTCTCAGTCTTGAGCCAGTTAACGGATCCCTATTTAAATATTTTCCGGGCGTTAATTCCTCCCCTGGGAGGGATGGATTTTTCCCCGATTCTGGCGATTTTCCTGCTACAAGTGGTGGCTCAACTGTTCGGACAA
- the kaiB gene encoding circadian clock protein KaiB yields the protein MTPLKKTYVLKLYVAGNTPNSMRALKTLNNILETEFQGVYALKVIDVLKSPQLAEEDKILATPTLAKILPPPVRKIIGDLSDREKVLIGLDLLYEELRDDDLCDPKMSS from the coding sequence ATGACTCCTCTAAAGAAAACCTATGTCCTTAAGCTCTATGTGGCTGGCAATACTCCCAACTCCATGCGTGCCTTAAAGACCCTCAACAACATCCTTGAGACAGAATTTCAGGGTGTTTACGCACTCAAAGTCATTGATGTCCTCAAAAGCCCTCAACTGGCAGAGGAAGACAAAATTCTCGCAACACCAACCCTCGCCAAAATTTTACCGCCTCCGGTGCGTAAAATTATTGGTGACCTCTCGGATCGAGAGAAGGTCTTGATTGGCCTAGATCTACTCTATGAAGAGTTGCGTGATGATGACTTGTGTGATCCCAAAATGTCTTCTTGA
- a CDS encoding ABC transporter permease — protein MQWIKQMKWFDFSAAWIFSRLALQNLGRHKARTLLLILAVAMASGAIFSSITLHWGIQTSMAVGFARLGADLLIVPQGTLVNLTSALLTAEPNDLSLDATIVTQIAALNGIKRLAPQLIYRTLESGYRSPGQADRWVDLVGFDPEQDLTVMPWLVEKLPRPFQSGDVIVGGQRNHKLNQDIYLYGQRLIVYGRLDRTGVGTHERGLFMGFDTLKQLAAASQGLGVVPLPDPVGRYSGLLVELQPDATLQQVQFAILAQVPQIKVIVGGSMLTSVRQGLKALFRGILLLMLGMLLGTALLVSVIFSAIVSERRHELGLLSAIGTQQTQILQLMLLESALTTGLGGVSGVMLGLLLLRLYQRFLVFYLNSLGIAFFLAGARIHHFPRSQLPGLNSCDWSSWGAIPCLESQPPRSF, from the coding sequence ATGCAATGGATCAAACAGATGAAATGGTTTGATTTTTCGGCTGCTTGGATCTTCAGTCGTCTGGCTCTGCAAAATTTAGGACGACACAAAGCCCGAACCCTGCTGCTGATCCTGGCTGTGGCGATGGCCAGTGGAGCCATTTTTTCCTCAATCACCCTACACTGGGGGATTCAAACGAGTATGGCTGTTGGCTTTGCTCGTCTGGGAGCCGATCTGTTAATCGTGCCCCAGGGAACGCTGGTGAATCTGACCTCAGCCCTGCTGACCGCCGAACCCAATGATTTGAGCTTAGACGCAACTATCGTTACTCAAATTGCAGCCCTGAACGGCATCAAACGGCTTGCCCCGCAGTTAATTTATCGCACCCTTGAGTCTGGTTACCGTTCGCCGGGGCAAGCCGATCGCTGGGTTGATTTAGTGGGCTTTGATCCCGAGCAGGATTTGACTGTAATGCCCTGGTTAGTGGAAAAATTGCCGCGGCCTTTCCAGTCCGGAGATGTCATTGTCGGGGGACAACGAAATCACAAGCTCAATCAAGACATTTACCTGTATGGTCAGCGGCTGATTGTTTATGGGCGGCTCGATCGCACCGGGGTTGGAACCCATGAGCGGGGGCTATTCATGGGGTTTGACACCTTGAAACAATTGGCAGCAGCCAGTCAGGGGTTGGGAGTGGTCCCGCTTCCCGATCCGGTAGGGCGATACTCTGGCTTGTTGGTCGAATTGCAACCAGATGCCACCTTGCAACAGGTACAGTTTGCAATTCTTGCCCAAGTGCCCCAGATCAAAGTCATTGTGGGTGGCTCAATGTTGACATCAGTCAGGCAAGGCTTAAAAGCACTGTTCAGAGGAATATTGCTGCTAATGTTAGGCATGCTATTGGGAACGGCATTGCTGGTGAGTGTGATCTTTTCGGCGATCGTCAGTGAACGACGGCATGAACTGGGGCTACTGTCGGCGATCGGCACCCAGCAAACCCAGATACTGCAATTAATGTTGCTGGAGTCTGCCTTAACGACTGGATTGGGCGGTGTTAGTGGGGTAATGCTGGGGCTGTTGCTACTGCGCCTGTACCAAAGATTCCTAGTCTTTTATCTGAACAGCCTAGGCATTGCGTTTTTTCTGGCCGGGGCTAGGATTCATCACTTTCCTAGGAGTCAGTTGCCTGGTCTTAACAGTTGCGATTGGTCTAGCTGGGGCGCTATACCCTGCCTGGAAAGCCAGCCGCCAAGATCCTTTTGA